The region TATGTCCATCCGCTGCAGAGCGGATGCGCTAACAACCTTTCTCAAATACTATTTAATAGCATCAAGGTTTCCGTTGCCCATCCCTAAAGGGTGCGGAAACACGAGAATTTTATTAGAAATGCAATTAAGAACCATTAATTTCCGCACTTGATGCGGAAACTGCTGGAATTTATAAGGTTTGCGCTTTTCTATTCAATGTTGTCGTCCATCCGCTGCAGAGCGGATGCGCTAAGAATCTTTCTCAAATACTATTTAATAGCATCAAGCTTGGTGTTTCCCCAACCCTAAAGGTTGCGGAAACACCAAGCTTTTAAAAGAAATGCAATTAAGAACCATAAATTTCCGCACTTGATGCGGAAACTGTTGGAATTTATAAGGTTTGTGTTTTTTTATTTTATGCCAGTTCGAGCGAGAGCGATGCACTGAGCCTGTCGAAGGGTCGAGAACGATTACGGAATGAAATATCTATAATTTATTTAAGGTTTAATTTTTATACTGTCCATCCGCTGCAGAGGGGATTCGTATAATTTTATAGCTATATCGTCTTATTCCTAACCGGCTTTTATGATATAAGAAACTCCTAAATCCTTTAGCAAACGTTTAACATATACGGTTTTAATTATAATGTAGTTTGCACGAGTAAGTACAAGATAATTTATGATGAAGCAGATCTTTTTAATTTTAACAATTATCCTTTTAAGCGGGACCACAATAGCACAAGTTGGAGTCAATACAGCTAATCCCGATACCTCAGCTGCTCTAGATATCTCATCAAGTGATAAAGGGGTCTTGTTTCCTCGAATGGATTTGGGTGATTTAACAGTTGCCGATCCAGTTGTTAATCCAGTGGAGAGTCTCTTGGTATGGAATACTGATGCTGCTAATGGTGGAAGTGCTAAGGGTTTTTATTATTGGGATGGCGAGTGGAAAGCCTTTGGAACATCTTCAAGCGACCAGTTGTCAGGTGTTTTTGGTGAACTGACTTTAGACTCAGATTTAAATACTTCTTTACGAAGATATAATAATACCTTTATCACAAGTTCTTCAACTGGAACCTCTTCAGGTGTTACCCTTGATAGTGCACAATCTACAATGACTGTGCAGGTTGATGGAAGGTATAGGTTGACGTATACAATTACATATGACAAGGTTTATAATGCAGGATCAAACTATATTGAATTTTATTTGCATCGATATAACAATCCTATTGATGCGAGTAAAACAACTGGAAACTTATCAACTTCTCAAAATACAGTTACGCATACCGTTGAGTTAGATCTTAACGCTAATCAAACCTATGGTATGGGAATTTCTAGAAGTGATACCGGACCTGGCGATATAGACATAACCATTTATTCTGATTTAACTCAATTTAGTTTACAGCGCCTTTAAATTTTTTCCAATAAAATTTATTCTAAGGAACATCTGTGTGGACTTAATGCAAGCTGCAAAGATTTGTATTGTATGAAAAATTACAGAGGCCTAGTTTGAGGTAGGAGGATGGTGCTACCGCAAAATTTTAAATCCCAAGTTCTAAGTATAAACTGAAGAAGCGCAATCTAGTGGTTTACAAGTTTATATTCTATGGTGTCCATCAGATGCATAGCGGACTCGCTAAGAGTCTTTCTCATGAGCAAGTTAATAGCACGATCCAGCCTTTCCCTTTAGATGAAGGGAAAAAAGTAAAGAAGCGACAGCGATTTACGAAAAGGGTTTGGCGGGATGCAGGAATCTATCGAGAAGTTTCTTTCCCCATCCCTAAAGGTTGCGGTAACAGGTGACTTAAAGAAATGCAATTAAGAACCATAAATTTCCGCACTTGATGCGGAAACTGCTGTAACGTTCTCCATGCTAGTTAACTATCTATTTCTAGCCTTTCTCTTCAGCCGCTTGTATCCAATTAGTGGGGTTTAGGCTTATCTAAAAGTAACGAAGCGCCTAATAATTTAGGTTTGACTATTCTTAAAAATCAAACGAATTTGAGTATGGAAAAGATATAGTTAGAGCAAGACTTTGTTTTATAATTCAAACAGTTTTCTTCTAGATCATTGTAAGTAATTCTATCCTGATGCTCTAGGCCAAAAGTTTTTCAATAGACCAGTAGCTCAATCCTGCAGCTAAAATCCCTAAAACAAGACTTAAAACGAGGTATAAAATCGCAGAAGAAAAAGATCCGTTTTTTATCAAGAAAAAAAGCTCTGCACTGAATGTAGAAAAGGTAGTGAGACCACCGCAAAAGCCTACTCCTAGTAATACATACCAGTGATGGGTTAGGTGTTCTTTGTGAAAAGCTGCGAGAAAACCTCCTAACAATAAACAACCCAAGATGTTTGCACTAATCGTGGGAATCCACTTCAGACTATTACTATTTTCTATGATAGAAAAATAAAATCTAAGACTACTGCCCAATCCGCCGCCAAGAAAAACAAATAAGAATGCTTTCATCTATTGAATAGGTAAGTATATTTCTGTAAAATAATCGGCGGGGTTAGGAGTTAGCATCGGATCAGTTTTATAAACTTCATAAGGTGCTTCTTCAGATCTCACCAATCCATTTTGATCAATAAACTCTTCCCCTTTTTTTCTAGCCTCGTCTAAATTGCTATAAGCTCCTTTCAAAGTCACCTTTACTGCTTTCCCAGGTTCTTGGTAGCTGCACAATATGTTGCTATTGGTAGCGGTGATCTCTCTATTCTGAACGGGTATTGCCGCAGAAAAAATCATGCTATCATTATAAGGGTTTATTTTCTCATAGATTATACGAGGCATGCCGTACATATCTATTTTATTGCGCTGCATATAGGACATGATATTTTGAAGCATCTGAGTTTTTAATTCTTGAAAGTTTTCTTTTTTTGAACTTGAGGACATGTATAAGAAATAACCGCCTCCAGTTTCTATAATACCGTCAACACTTGAAGAACTTATATTCATGTTTTTGATGACGATTTTTTCTAAGTTTTTTAGTCCTTTTTTATATTTGGGAGCAATCTCATCTTCCATATTGAAACCAAAAACAGCGCCCATTGCTTTATCAACTAATCCTTGTTC is a window of Nonlabens sp. MB-3u-79 DNA encoding:
- the crcB gene encoding fluoride efflux transporter CrcB, producing MKAFLFVFLGGGLGSSLRFYFSIIENSNSLKWIPTISANILGCLLLGGFLAAFHKEHLTHHWYVLLGVGFCGGLTTFSTFSAELFFLIKNGSFSSAILYLVLSLVLGILAAGLSYWSIEKLLA
- a CDS encoding SRPBCC family protein, translated to MKAIKYILILLLILIIGGAVYFSLKDGTYDITETLVIDAPTSVIYDQIEDFKQWENWNPWLEDVEIETTMGTQTQGVDANYSFIDSYGNGKMTITGLEPDKSIIMDMFYDNGMTSSNSEVIMALEQVEDGTLITWNIKGEQGLVDKAMGAVFGFNMEDEIAPKYKKGLKNLEKIVIKNMNISSSSVDGIIETGGGYFLYMSSSSKKENFQELKTQMLQNIMSYMQRNKIDMYGMPRIIYEKINPYNDSMIFSAAIPVQNREITATNSNILCSYQEPGKAVKVTLKGAYSNLDEARKKGEEFIDQNGLVRSEEAPYEVYKTDPMLTPNPADYFTEIYLPIQ